One segment of Niveibacterium microcysteis DNA contains the following:
- a CDS encoding esterase/lipase family protein — translation MTTRHSHAGTPNPLHSLIEPRALLEIAALPAGLPLLASAERGDGHPVLLLPGFLGDEGSLLALKYFLRNRGYDVQTWGLGRNLGFQTRHANALQQKIRFMHFKSGRKVSLVGWSLGGMFALYGAKAAPECVRNIITLGSPVSMGPEGSQSPPLVKAIYRLIAHPLGTHGHLAQPKARDLREQKRMPIPMSCLYSLSDGVVPPQEATIDGDPALHENIRVPGSHLGLAFNAVVLNIVADRLAQPEGDWHPYEPTGLTGRLYRLLTHKSLPL, via the coding sequence ATGACGACCCGACACAGTCACGCCGGCACGCCGAACCCGCTCCATTCGTTGATCGAGCCGCGCGCGCTGCTCGAAATTGCAGCCCTGCCCGCCGGGCTGCCGCTGCTTGCCAGTGCAGAGCGAGGCGATGGCCACCCTGTCCTGCTGTTGCCCGGCTTCCTCGGCGACGAGGGCTCCCTGCTCGCGCTCAAGTACTTCCTGCGCAACCGTGGCTACGACGTGCAAACCTGGGGCCTCGGGCGTAATCTTGGCTTCCAGACGCGTCACGCCAACGCGTTACAGCAAAAGATCCGCTTCATGCACTTCAAGAGCGGCCGCAAGGTCAGCCTGGTCGGCTGGAGCCTCGGTGGCATGTTCGCCCTGTATGGCGCCAAAGCAGCGCCGGAATGCGTGCGCAACATCATCACGCTGGGCAGCCCTGTCAGCATGGGGCCCGAAGGCAGCCAGTCACCGCCGCTGGTAAAAGCCATCTATCGACTGATCGCCCACCCGCTTGGCACGCACGGCCACCTGGCGCAGCCCAAGGCCCGCGACCTGCGTGAGCAGAAACGGATGCCGATTCCGATGAGCTGCCTGTATTCGCTCAGCGACGGCGTGGTGCCGCCACAAGAGGCCACCATCGATGGCGACCCAGCGCTGCACGAGAACATTCGCGTACCGGGCAGCCACCTTGGTCTGGCCTTCAACGCTGTTGTGCTCAACATCGTGGCCGATCGGCTCGCACAACCGGAAGGCGACTGGCACCCTTACGAACCGACCGGCTTGACCGGCCGCCTCTACCGGCTGTTGACCCACAAGTCACTGCCGCTCTGA
- a CDS encoding HAD family hydrolase codes for MYSSERLILFDADGTTVDAFAAIDLAFARHGMEIGDLERFQKRRKLFKYLGGIKEFPGNLKKQFGKQTRKQVLATLTDIYRDEARLYPGMAELLRELIATPGLRVGLVTRNVTFEPAHTLRRLFARHDVDLTALDFVACLALGDDKRHPFRVARERFGINPARSYACGDEFSDFSAAVAAGMHPFIAAYGFEDHKRLTKKFDVPDELISRTPAEICSRVRNALDLEPAGTT; via the coding sequence ATGTACAGCAGCGAACGACTGATCCTGTTTGACGCAGACGGCACCACCGTCGATGCCTTCGCGGCGATCGATCTCGCCTTTGCCCGCCATGGCATGGAAATTGGCGACCTCGAACGCTTCCAGAAGCGGCGCAAGCTCTTCAAGTACCTTGGCGGAATCAAGGAGTTTCCGGGCAACCTCAAGAAGCAGTTCGGCAAGCAGACCCGCAAGCAGGTGCTGGCAACGCTGACCGACATCTATCGCGACGAGGCCAGACTCTATCCGGGCATGGCCGAGCTGCTACGCGAGTTGATCGCTACTCCGGGCCTGCGGGTCGGTCTCGTCACCCGCAACGTCACCTTCGAACCTGCGCACACGTTGCGGCGCCTGTTTGCGCGGCACGATGTAGACCTGACTGCGCTGGACTTCGTCGCATGCCTTGCCCTCGGCGACGATAAGCGCCATCCGTTCCGCGTGGCGCGCGAACGGTTCGGCATCAACCCCGCGCGCAGCTATGCGTGTGGCGACGAGTTCAGCGACTTCAGTGCTGCGGTCGCCGCCGGCATGCACCCTTTCATCGCTGCATACGGGTTTGAGGACCACAAGCGCCTGACGAAGAAGTTCGATGTCCCCGACGAACTGATCTCCCGCACCCCGGCGGAGATCTGCTCGCGCGTGCGCAACGCGCTGGATCTGGAGCCGGCTGGCACCACCTGA